The sequence GTCCAGGGAGGAGATGTCCGGATCCACGGCGCTGTAGTTCATCTTCAGGAAGAATGAGTACAGGTCGGTCTCGAAATCCGCGTCTCCGTAGACCGATTTCAGCCGCTCCTGGTACTCGTCGAAGTTCACCCGCATGGCCACGGCGGGCGCGCCGACGGATTCGTAGAACTTCTCCTCGCCCAGGATCTCGCAAAGCATGATATCGCTGTAGAAGCGCACATGCTTCGGGTTGACCATGAGGCAGAGGTCGCTGGCGCCGGTGAAGATGGCGTAATTGATGATGGTCTTGTACAGGTACATGACCACGTTCCTGCCCCGCTTGCTGCGCTCCGTGGCCAGCGAGCCGATCTCCACGACCTTCCTTCCCTGCTCGCGCAACCCGTCCAGTTCCTGCTTGAAAAGCGAATCCATGGGCAGCCCGAAGAGCTCGGTGTCCGGGGTGTAGGAGATGGTGGAGATGACGTCCAGATAGGACTTGAAGATGAAGACGCAGGTCTTGGGCAGGAAGTTGTATACGCTGTAGAGCAGACCGTCCGGATGCGGCGCCTGTATGTACCCCTGTTCCATGTACTCCGCATAGATGAGCCTGAAGGACTGCAGAAGCTCGTCCAGCGTCTCGGCTATCTTGATGCTCGGCCTGTCCAGGTCGTCGAGCTTCGCCGCGGTCAGGGCCGAGCGTCTGATACGGATGGTTCGTCTGCGTTCGATTGATCGTTCCAGCATGGCGTTCCCCTTCCCTTAGGAAAATACGATGAGCGGAGCGGAGGGTGCTTCGTGCCCGGCCGCCGATGGTCGGCGCAGCGAGGTGGGCTCCGTCCGTCCTTTTCGGAAACTACTCTGCCGTTGAAGCGAGAAATGTGCCATCCTTGACCTGTTTATGGTGAAAATCTGTCGTCCGGGAAAATTGGATTATGCTTCCGGGACTTAGAGCAATCGGACTCCCGCGTAGATGATGCCCGCGACCATTCCGACGTTGAGGGCGAGGATCCAGCGGGTGCCCGTCTTGTGGATTTTGTACAGGGAGACGGCGATGGACAGGACGGCCACCAGGACCACGACCCCCCATCCCATGGGCAGGCCGCACCACTCCAGGAAGCGCTTGCAGACCCAGACCTTCAGGTAGCCGAGAAGCAGGCCGTGGGCGAACGACACGGCTCCGAGCCTGCTGAGCGCCTCGTCCACGGTCTGCGTGAGCTGGCTCAGGGCCATGGCGGCCACCACAAACAAGGCCTCGGTCATCTTCGCCCCCCGCCGTTCGTTTCGTCGCGTCCCTTCGCGCCCCCTGCACGGCTGGCGTGCAAGGTACGGTCCATTTTTCCTGGATCATGGAAGGATGGCGGATTATCTGGCACGGCCTTTGCTCAATTTGAACGGGATTCCAAGGAGGGGATTATGAAAAAATGCTTCTACGCTCTCGCGGTTCTGGCAGCGGTGCTCCTGGCGACAGGTGCGTACGCCACAACGGTCGTGTCCTTCACGGACACCTACGTGACCTGGCCCGGCTACAGCTCGTCGATCTCCAAGGACGTGAACGGGATTCCCGATCTCCTGGGTGGCAGCTTCACCTTCGACAACCACACCCTGGTGGGCATCTCGCTCGAGTACACCGTGTCCACCACGTCGGGCTGGAGCAGCCTGAAACCGGGCGACTGGTTCTTCGACATCAACAACGACAACGTCTGGGACTACGTCCTGCACAGCAGCAACAGCCGGAGCGCGGGCAGCTGGATGGCCTACGAGGTCGCCATTCCGCTGACTGACGGCAATCCTTACAACAATAACAACTACTGGGGCACGGACTACATCTTCTCCAGCGGCTCCGGCACCCGCCAGGGCCAGCCGGTGGAGGCGAGGATATCCGGGAGCGACAGCAAGCTCGGCTGGGTCGACTACTCGGGTTTCACCAAGCCCGTATGGAACTCCGCCACGCACTCCTATTCCATCGAGACCGCCTACTGGGATCTCTCCGGCATCGAGAAGCCCATCGTCTTCGACGCCGAGGGCGGCTATTTCGGCTACGGCTTCACCATGACCTGCGCCAACGACGTGATCTACGGGCACGGCCCCCTGCCTGCCCCGGAGCCGGGAACCCTGCTCCTGCTGCTGGGCGGCCTGCCCGCGGTGGCCGCGTACAGGCGCATGCGCGCAGCGTAAAGCCGAGGCTTCCCGTGCAGCGCGGCCCCGTCGACTCGTTCCCGAATCGGCGGGGCCGCTCGCTGCAAGGGGAGTCCGAACGGGCTTTTCCGGTCCGGATCGCGGGAAAGTGTAAAGTATCGCCACACCAAAGTCGGCGGACTTTACATTCACGCCTCCCGGACAAGGCTTTGGGGACGACAATCCGGTTCAACCGGACAGAAGGTCGGACGACAGGCCGGACGGAATCCGGGACCGACCTTCGGGCTGAGCGGTAACGGCCGCAGCGGCTGCCCGACTTCCAGGAAGCGACGAGGACACGCATGGCGACGCGAAATCCTGAACAGGACAGCGAGGCGCGGGAACAGATCCGCGTGCTCGTCGACTCGCTCGGCGCGCTGCCGTCGCCGCCTCCCGTGGCCGCCAAGATACTCTCCTCGGTCTCCACGGACAGCGAGCTGCGGGAAATCGCCGCGCTCATCGCCGCCGATCCCTCCCTGGCCCTCAAGGTCATGCGCCTGGCCAACTCGCCCGCCTACGTCCGGATGCGCAAGGCCGAGACCCTGGAGCAGGCCATCTTCGTCCTCGGCGTGGGCACGCTGCGCGGCCTGGTCCTGGGCGCCTTCATCCGCGACACGCTCCTGCGCGACATGAAGGCCGACGACCCCTTCATGCTCTCGTTCTGGAAGCACTCCCTGGCCTGCGCGGTCACGGCCCAGCTGCTGGCGGAGAAGCTCTCGCCCGCGGTCAGGGACGAGGCCTTCCTGGCCGGGCTGGTGCACGACTGCGGCAAGATCGCCCTGCTCCACCTGAAGCCCGCGGCCTACGAGCAGCTCATCGGCTCGGCCCGAGGCCGGGGGGTGGCGTACCACGTACTCGAGCGCGAGCGCTTCGGCGCGGACCACACCCTGGTGGGCAAGTGGCTGCTCGAGAAGTGGGAGCTTCCCGGCCGCCTCGTGGACAGCGCCTGGCTCCACCACCATTCCCCCGAGGCGCTGGGCCCGGACTTTTCGCCGCGCTCGCCCCTGGCCTTCGTCATGCTCGCGGACCTCGTCGCGCGCTCCATCATGGCCGACGCCACCGTGCCCGGACTCGCCGAGCGCATCGAGCGGCTCGCCGCCGCCCTGGAGGTGCCGCCCGGCATCCTGGACGAAGTGCAGCGCTCGGTGGCCGAACGCTACGCCGCGCGCGCCGAGGTCTTCGACCTCGACGGCGACGCCGGAAGCTTCTACTACGAGGCGCTCACGCGCGCCCAGGCCACGCTCTCCGAGACGAGCCTCTCCCTGGCCGCCGAGCGCGACGAGCTCAGGCGCGCCCAGCGCATCCTGAAGGCCGCCGGGGTGCTCGGGCCGCGGCTCGCCTCCGCCGCCACGCGCGAGCAGGTGGCGGGCATCGTGGCGCAGTGCTTCGCCGAGATATTTCCCTCCTCCGAGGGAGCGCTGTTCCTCGACGCGCAAAGCGGGGCGCAGAACGGGACGCAGGGCGCGGGGCGGCAGGCCGGCGCCTGGGGCCGCGGCCGCTTCGCCCAGCTCGCGCCGCACGGCGGCAGCCTCACCCTGCCCTCCTTCTGCAGCCAGGAGCTCGCGGCGGCCCTGGCGCGCCGGGAGGAGCCGCCCACGGGACCCGCCCCGCTGCCGGGCATCGACCATTTCGCCGCGGTGCTCCATTTCGCGGGAACCATCTACGGCAGGCTCATACTACGCCAGTCCGGAGGCCAGGCGGGCGGACGCCAGCCCCTCCTGCACAAGCGCGAGCAGTGGGGCCTGGCCCGCATCTCGGAGTTGGTGGCGGCCACCCTGAACCGCATCGAGACCTTCGATCGCGTTCGTCGGCGCTCCGAGGACTTCTCCCAGACCCTGCGCACCCTGGACCAGGTCAAGGAGCGCGGCATGCAGACCGCGCGGCTGGCCTCGGTGGCCAGGCTCGCGGCCGGCGCGGCGCGGGAGATCAACAATCCCTTGTCCGTGATGTCCGCGCGCACCCAGATCCTGGAGCGCCAGGAGGAAGACCCCAAGAAGAAGCGGGGTCTGCGCCAGGTCCTGGAGCAGATAGACCGCATCACCGGCGTGCTGCAGAGCCTCATGGATTTCGCGCGGCCCGCGCCGCCGCGCCTGGAGACGGTGGACGTCAACCGCCTGGTCGCCGCGTGCGGAGAAATCCTCTCCAAGAAGCTGACCGGCGCCGGAATCGCCTTCTCCACGGACCTGGCCGACGACCTGCCGACCATCGCGGCCGACACGAAACAGATGCAGACGCTGCTCGTGAACCTCCTGGTCAACGCCCAGCACGGTCTGGAAGAAAAGGGCGGCGGGGAGCTCCTGGTGACCACGGCGCCCGAGGCCATGGGCCGCGAGGTGCTGATCACGGTGCGCGACACCGGCGCGGGCATCGCGGAAAACGCCCTGGCGCACGTCTTCGACCCCTTCTTCACCACGCGCCACGCGGCCAAGGCGCCCGGCCTCGGCCTGTCCATCTGCCACGGCATCGTGCGCAGCCACGGCGGAGCCATCGACGTCAGCAGCCGCGAGGGCGAATGGACCGAGGTCCGGGTGCTGCTGCCCGTGTCCCCGCCCACGCGCGAGGACGGAGGGCGCCTCGCCCGCATGCCCGTGGTCGTGGCGCGCTTCAAGGACGTGCTCGTGGCCGATCCCGAGCCGCGCGTGCGCGAGCTCCTGGTCGAGGCGCTGGAGCAGGCGGGCCACTCGGTGGACGTGGCCGACACGGGCCCGGCCGCGGTCTCGCTGCTGGCCGAATGCCGCTACCAGCTCGCCGTCGTGGACGCTGCCATGCCCGCCGCGGGCGAGGTCCCCCTGCTGCGCGCAGTGCGCGCCGCCGCCCCGGAAATGCCCGTGGTGGCCCTGACCAGCCTCTCCGATCCGGACTCCATCGAGCAGGCCATGCGCCTGGGCGCGCTCAAGTGCGTGCGCAAGCCCTTCAAGGTCCAGGGCCTCCTGCACCACCTGAAGGGCCTGCTCGCCGAACACGCCACCTCCTAGCAGCCCGCCCTGAAGCGGCGATCCGCCGCGTCAGCGAAAAAATCCAGACCGCTTGTGTATGCGCAATACACTGCGCATCCTGGATTTTTTCACTTCCTTGCATCTCACCGCTTCGGGACTGGCTGCGATTTCGTTTTTCGACTGCCGCTCCGACTCCCCGCAAGGGGTTATCCCACCTCTCCCGCTTGCGGCACGCTCGGAGAACGAACACGGCCCGCCTGGGCGTGGACAGCCGAAAAGGAAAATTTAAAAAGCACGGCTTGTCGCGTGCGGACACCCGATTCACCCAGGGCGCTCAAAAGGCGTCGGATGCAAGGAACAAGGAAAGGCCAAGCCCGACGCGTATTCCGCATACGCGAGGGTTTGGCCTTTCCGCAGTGACGCCGCAGATGGCGCCTTTTCAGCGCCCTGACCAGGGAGGGCTCCTCGCCCTCCCTGGACCCTCCCCGCAAGGGGTAACCCCTTGACCTCTCCCGCTTGCGGCACGCCCAGGAAACGGACACGGGCCGCCTGGGCGTGGACAGCCGAAAAGGAAAATTTAAAAAACACGGCTTGTCGCGTGCGGACACCTGATTCGCCCAGGGCGCTCAAAAGGCGTCGGATGCAAGGAACAAGAAAAGGCCAAGCCCGACGCGTATTCCGCATACGCGAGGGTTTGGCCTTTCCGCAGTGACGCCGCAGACGGCGCCTTTTCAGCGCCCTGACCAGGGAGGGCTCCTCGCCCTCCCTGGACCCTCCCCGCAAGGGGTAACCCCTTGACCTCTCCCGCTTGCGGCCCGCCCAGGAAACGGACACGGGCCGCCTGGGCGTGGACAGCCGAAAAGGAAAATTTAAAAAGCACGGCTTGTCGCGTGCGGACACCCGATTCACCCAGGGCGCTCAAAAGGCGTCGGATGCAAGGAACAAGGAAAGGCCAAGCCCGACGCGTATTTCGCATACGCGAGGGTTTGGCCTTTCCGCAGTGACGCCGCAGACGGCGCCTTTTCAACGCTCTGACCAGGGAGGGTCCTCGCCCTCCCTGGACCCTCCCCGCAAGGGGTAACCCCTTGACCTCTCCCGCTTGCGGCCCGCCCAGGAAACG is a genomic window of Desulfovibrio sp. X2 containing:
- a CDS encoding HDOD domain-containing protein; the encoded protein is MATRNPEQDSEAREQIRVLVDSLGALPSPPPVAAKILSSVSTDSELREIAALIAADPSLALKVMRLANSPAYVRMRKAETLEQAIFVLGVGTLRGLVLGAFIRDTLLRDMKADDPFMLSFWKHSLACAVTAQLLAEKLSPAVRDEAFLAGLVHDCGKIALLHLKPAAYEQLIGSARGRGVAYHVLERERFGADHTLVGKWLLEKWELPGRLVDSAWLHHHSPEALGPDFSPRSPLAFVMLADLVARSIMADATVPGLAERIERLAAALEVPPGILDEVQRSVAERYAARAEVFDLDGDAGSFYYEALTRAQATLSETSLSLAAERDELRRAQRILKAAGVLGPRLASAATREQVAGIVAQCFAEIFPSSEGALFLDAQSGAQNGTQGAGRQAGAWGRGRFAQLAPHGGSLTLPSFCSQELAAALARREEPPTGPAPLPGIDHFAAVLHFAGTIYGRLILRQSGGQAGGRQPLLHKREQWGLARISELVAATLNRIETFDRVRRRSEDFSQTLRTLDQVKERGMQTARLASVARLAAGAAREINNPLSVMSARTQILERQEEDPKKKRGLRQVLEQIDRITGVLQSLMDFARPAPPRLETVDVNRLVAACGEILSKKLTGAGIAFSTDLADDLPTIAADTKQMQTLLVNLLVNAQHGLEEKGGGELLVTTAPEAMGREVLITVRDTGAGIAENALAHVFDPFFTTRHAAKAPGLGLSICHGIVRSHGGAIDVSSREGEWTEVRVLLPVSPPTREDGGRLARMPVVVARFKDVLVADPEPRVRELLVEALEQAGHSVDVADTGPAAVSLLAECRYQLAVVDAAMPAAGEVPLLRAVRAAAPEMPVVALTSLSDPDSIEQAMRLGALKCVRKPFKVQGLLHHLKGLLAEHATS
- a CDS encoding PEP-CTERM sorting domain-containing protein (PEP-CTERM proteins occur, often in large numbers, in the proteomes of bacteria that also encode an exosortase, a predicted intramembrane cysteine proteinase. The presence of a PEP-CTERM domain at a protein's C-terminus predicts cleavage within the sorting domain, followed by covalent anchoring to some some component of the (usually Gram-negative) cell surface. Many PEP-CTERM proteins exhibit an unusual sequence composition that includes large numbers of potential glycosylation sites. Expression of one such protein has been shown restore the ability of a bacterium to form floc, a type of biofilm.), giving the protein MKKCFYALAVLAAVLLATGAYATTVVSFTDTYVTWPGYSSSISKDVNGIPDLLGGSFTFDNHTLVGISLEYTVSTTSGWSSLKPGDWFFDINNDNVWDYVLHSSNSRSAGSWMAYEVAIPLTDGNPYNNNNYWGTDYIFSSGSGTRQGQPVEARISGSDSKLGWVDYSGFTKPVWNSATHSYSIETAYWDLSGIEKPIVFDAEGGYFGYGFTMTCANDVIYGHGPLPAPEPGTLLLLLGGLPAVAAYRRMRAA